In one window of Coleofasciculaceae cyanobacterium DNA:
- a CDS encoding GntR family transcriptional regulator yields MTRRKQIPLHIDISEQIHQRMLDGHYLPGDKLPSERKLIEEWQVSRITIRRAIANLVQQGLVMTHQGKGAFVTRKRKVVYTLSNPLTFLEDDLANQGIKLSLQNLTFERVTAPTEIQKILQLSSDNPTAYLQKKLLLADREPGCVDITYILPEIGQKLESQLKQNMTFPTLEHNNWKIKRVEAIIECTNASLELSRYLDVPLGHPLLVYRHTAYTDNRPVVHGESISRGDRFCYSINQLG; encoded by the coding sequence TTGACAAGACGAAAACAAATACCACTTCATATCGATATTTCCGAACAGATACATCAGCGAATGCTCGATGGACATTATTTACCAGGGGATAAATTACCTAGTGAAAGAAAACTAATTGAAGAATGGCAAGTCAGCCGAATTACGATCAGAAGAGCGATCGCCAATTTAGTTCAGCAAGGTTTAGTGATGACCCATCAGGGGAAAGGAGCGTTTGTTACCCGCAAGCGTAAGGTAGTTTATACGCTTTCCAATCCTCTAACGTTTCTAGAAGATGATTTAGCAAATCAAGGAATCAAACTATCCTTGCAAAATCTCACTTTTGAACGTGTTACAGCACCAACAGAAATCCAAAAAATTCTGCAATTATCATCAGATAATCCGACTGCTTATCTGCAAAAAAAACTTTTGTTAGCAGATCGAGAACCAGGATGTGTAGATATTACCTATATTCTTCCAGAGATAGGACAGAAGCTCGAATCACAGTTAAAGCAAAACATGACCTTTCCGACTTTAGAACATAATAACTGGAAAATTAAGCGGGTCGAAGCAATTATTGAATGTACTAACGCCAGTTTAGAACTTAGTAGATATTTAGATGTACCTTTGGGTCATCCTTTGTTAGTTTATCGCCATACTGCCTATACAGATAATCGTCCCGTAGTGCATGGAGAATCAATTTCTCGCGGCGATCGCTTTTGTTATTCAATTAATCAACTTGGTTAA
- a CDS encoding fatty acid desaturase family protein produces the protein MNTQVTTKAASCYQPKILNAPLKILNKRSNWRGLIQLAGHICVMASSGYLWTTADHWLIKIPALIIYGFSFAVMFAPLHECSHRTAFANNRLNDFVAWVAGLLSFYNSDFFRRYHKWHHRYAQINGKDPELDDPQPSNFREYLLALSGFNWWVGKFTSHYRLATGKPGDYFYIAEDARDEVIRSTRLQLAVYGIAIAISLIFKQPWFFTLWLLPLAVGQPILRFILLAEHTGCTNNDNPLTNTRTTLTWFSSMMWNIPFHAEHHLYPSIPFHALPQAHQQLKEHFEVVEDGYLKVHRGIVASLRPNQN, from the coding sequence ATGAATACTCAAGTTACAACCAAAGCAGCATCTTGTTATCAGCCGAAAATTTTAAATGCCCCATTGAAAATCCTAAATAAACGTTCCAATTGGCGAGGATTAATCCAGTTAGCTGGACATATCTGTGTAATGGCAAGTAGTGGCTATTTATGGACAACGGCCGATCATTGGCTCATCAAAATACCAGCATTGATTATCTATGGCTTCAGTTTTGCTGTCATGTTTGCACCCTTACATGAATGTTCTCATCGAACCGCTTTTGCCAACAATCGTCTCAACGATTTTGTTGCTTGGGTAGCTGGACTTTTATCTTTTTACAACAGTGATTTTTTCCGTCGCTATCACAAATGGCATCATCGCTATGCTCAAATCAATGGCAAAGATCCTGAACTAGACGATCCTCAACCCAGTAACTTTAGGGAATATTTATTAGCATTAAGCGGTTTCAACTGGTGGGTTGGGAAATTCACAAGTCATTATCGTCTAGCTACAGGTAAGCCAGGAGATTATTTTTATATCGCTGAGGATGCACGAGATGAAGTAATTAGATCGACTCGCCTGCAACTAGCAGTTTATGGTATTGCGATCGCTATTTCTCTAATCTTCAAGCAGCCTTGGTTTTTCACACTTTGGTTGCTACCTTTAGCTGTAGGACAGCCAATTTTACGATTTATTTTGTTAGCCGAACATACAGGATGCACTAACAATGATAATCCTCTAACTAACACCCGCACTACTCTAACCTGGTTTTCTTCGATGATGTGGAATATTCCCTTTCATGCCGAACATCACCTTTACCCTTCTATTCCCTTTCATGCTTTACCCCAAGCACATCAGCAGTTAAAGGAGCATTTTGAAGTAGTCGAGGACGGTTATTTAAAAGTGCATCGAGGTATTGTGGCATCCCTTCGCCCAAACCAGAATTAG
- a CDS encoding phosphoketolase family protein, whose protein sequence is MVSTPKNSQQTSQNLTSEELRKINAYWRACNYLAVGMIYLRDNPLLKQPLKAEHIKHRLLGHWGSSPALSFTYIHLNRLIKKYDLNSIFIAGPGHGAPGVLGPVYLEGTYSEIYPDKSEDESGMQKFFREFSFPGYIGSHCTPETPGSIHEGGELGYSISHAYGAVYDYPDLIAACVVGDGEAETGALATAWHSNKWLNPIRDGAVLPILNLNGYKIANPTMLARISREELENLFKGYGYTPYIVEGSDPETMHSRMATVMEECIVKIREIQQEARSQNKAFRPRWPMIILRSPKGWTGPKEVDGRKVEGFWRSHQVPMGGMHSNPEHVKLLEEWMKGYKPEELFDQNGTLIPELKELAPVGIKRMSANPVANGGLLRKDLMLPDFRDYAVAIDKPGTVEVENTRVLGKFLRDVMKNNMTNFRVFGPDETASNRLQDIYEVTKKTWMADYLPEDEGGSQLSPDGRVMEMLSEHTLEGWLEGYLLTGRHGFFHSYEAFIHVISSMFNQHAKWLDISKKHVPWRSPVSSLNILLSSVVWRQDHNGFSHQDPGFIDVVTNKSADVTRIYFPPDANCLLSVANHCLKSKDYINVIVSDKQMHLQYLTMDQAIKHCTKGISIWSWASNDDYGKEPDEPDVIMACCGDIPTMESLAATAILREEFPQLKVRFINVVDLYKLQSEGEHPHGLSNKEFDTLFTANKPVLFNFHGYPWLIHKLAYRRTNQERIHVRGYKELGNINTPLQLAIINQIDRFDLVIDVIDYVPQLGSRAAHVRERMRDEIIDNLAYAKEHGMDKPEITNWKWMV, encoded by the coding sequence ATGGTTTCTACCCCAAAGAATTCTCAACAAACATCCCAAAACTTAACGTCTGAAGAACTGAGAAAAATAAACGCATATTGGCGTGCTTGTAATTACCTTGCTGTTGGTATGATCTATCTACGAGATAATCCGCTGTTAAAACAACCTTTAAAAGCAGAACATATCAAACATCGTTTATTAGGGCATTGGGGTTCGTCTCCAGCACTCAGCTTTACCTATATCCATCTCAATCGATTAATCAAAAAATACGACCTCAATTCAATCTTTATTGCAGGGCCAGGACACGGTGCGCCAGGAGTATTAGGGCCTGTATATTTAGAAGGAACATATTCGGAAATTTATCCTGATAAAAGTGAAGACGAATCGGGAATGCAGAAGTTTTTTCGTGAATTCTCTTTTCCTGGTTACATCGGTAGTCATTGCACCCCCGAAACTCCAGGCTCGATTCATGAAGGGGGAGAACTAGGCTACAGCATATCTCATGCCTATGGTGCAGTATACGATTATCCCGATCTAATTGCTGCTTGCGTTGTAGGCGATGGCGAAGCCGAGACAGGGGCATTGGCAACCGCGTGGCATTCCAATAAGTGGCTCAATCCCATTCGTGATGGGGCAGTATTGCCGATTTTAAACTTAAATGGCTATAAAATCGCTAATCCGACCATGCTGGCTCGTATTAGCCGCGAAGAACTGGAAAATTTATTTAAAGGTTATGGTTATACTCCATATATAGTAGAAGGGTCAGACCCAGAAACCATGCACTCTCGGATGGCAACAGTTATGGAAGAGTGTATCGTTAAAATTCGGGAGATACAACAAGAAGCCCGTAGCCAAAACAAAGCCTTTCGACCCCGTTGGCCGATGATTATTTTGCGGAGTCCTAAAGGCTGGACAGGGCCTAAAGAAGTAGATGGACGTAAAGTCGAAGGATTTTGGCGATCGCATCAAGTTCCCATGGGAGGAATGCACTCTAACCCAGAACACGTCAAGCTCCTAGAAGAATGGATGAAGGGCTATAAGCCAGAGGAATTATTCGATCAAAATGGTACTTTAATCCCTGAGTTAAAAGAATTAGCTCCTGTGGGGATTAAGCGCATGAGTGCTAACCCAGTAGCTAACGGTGGTTTACTCCGTAAGGATTTAATGTTGCCAGACTTCCGTGACTATGCCGTGGCAATAGACAAGCCAGGAACAGTGGAAGTAGAAAATACCAGAGTATTAGGTAAGTTTCTCCGAGATGTCATGAAAAACAACATGACCAATTTCCGTGTCTTTGGCCCTGATGAAACCGCTTCTAATCGTCTGCAAGATATTTATGAAGTAACTAAAAAAACCTGGATGGCGGATTATCTCCCAGAAGATGAAGGTGGAAGTCAATTATCTCCTGACGGTAGAGTCATGGAAATGTTGAGCGAACATACCCTAGAAGGTTGGTTAGAAGGATATCTGCTCACTGGCAGACATGGCTTTTTCCACAGCTATGAAGCTTTTATTCATGTAATTAGCTCGATGTTCAATCAGCACGCCAAATGGTTGGATATTTCTAAAAAACACGTTCCTTGGCGCTCTCCTGTTTCCTCTCTCAATATCTTGCTCTCTTCCGTAGTCTGGCGACAAGACCACAATGGTTTTTCCCATCAAGATCCAGGCTTTATTGATGTGGTAACTAATAAAAGTGCCGATGTTACCCGCATTTATTTCCCACCCGATGCTAACTGCTTGCTTTCGGTTGCCAACCACTGTTTGAAAAGCAAAGATTACATCAACGTGATTGTGTCTGACAAACAGATGCACCTGCAATATTTAACAATGGATCAAGCAATTAAGCACTGTACTAAAGGCATTAGCATTTGGTCGTGGGCGAGCAACGACGACTATGGTAAAGAGCCTGATGAGCCTGATGTAATTATGGCGTGCTGTGGCGATATTCCGACGATGGAATCATTGGCAGCTACGGCAATTTTGCGCGAAGAATTTCCCCAACTAAAAGTTAGATTTATTAATGTCGTCGATCTTTATAAGCTACAGTCAGAAGGTGAACATCCCCACGGTTTATCTAATAAAGAATTTGATACTCTGTTTACTGCCAATAAACCCGTGCTGTTTAACTTTCATGGCTATCCTTGGTTGATTCACAAGCTGGCATACCGCCGTACTAATCAAGAGCGCATCCACGTTAGGGGCTACAAAGAACTGGGTAATATTAACACCCCACTACAGCTAGCAATTATTAATCAAATTGATCGCTTTGACCTGGTAATTGATGTGATCGATTACGTTCCTCAGTTGGGTTCTCGTGCTGCTCACGTTAGAGAAAGGATGAGGGACGAAATCATCGATAATCTCGCTTATGCCAAAGAACACGGCATGGATAAGCCAGAAATTACTAACTGGAAATGGATGGTTTAG
- a CDS encoding glycogen/starch/alpha-glucan phosphorylase — protein sequence MTISQDRSKNQVVIEDDRTGLDTATIKRAIAVAELMRLLVDEHSLDWDRAWKITQSTLGYT from the coding sequence ATGACAATATCTCAGGACAGATCTAAGAATCAGGTTGTAATTGAAGACGATCGCACTGGCTTAGATACCGCTACGATTAAAAGAGCGATCGCTGTTGCCGAATTGATGCGCTTATTAGTTGACGAGCATAGTTTGGATTGGGATCGAGCTTGGAAAATTACTCAAAGTACTTTGGGATACACTTAA
- a CDS encoding Tab2/Atab2 family RNA-binding protein, translating into MNTWQADFYYLPSLSVSQDRQWELVICQADGVLSNQTKPKVYLAQCSSREANASWLEQQILLAAKELPDKIQVFRPQALGLLGVAANKLGIEVEATRNTEALKQILSQRHKNNLHYNPLELEKPPPQALPENLWGEQWQIANIAAGQIIDLFSDRPIPICSLPEKFYPINLGLGSDIFLPGIVVYGGKKSMQLARWIEQQIPALINYIPTEVGKSGGFILETGLVDRWVFNTFESEQAAEIAKSYEEKKQISQGLHFLLIQPDDSGMTTTAFWLLRQSIDLP; encoded by the coding sequence ATGAATACTTGGCAAGCTGATTTTTACTATCTTCCATCACTTTCAGTCAGCCAAGATAGACAATGGGAATTGGTAATTTGTCAGGCTGACGGGGTTTTGTCTAATCAGACAAAACCAAAAGTTTACTTGGCACAATGTTCTTCTAGAGAGGCTAATGCTTCTTGGTTAGAGCAGCAAATATTGTTAGCAGCAAAAGAGTTACCCGACAAAATTCAAGTTTTTCGCCCTCAAGCGCTCGGTTTATTAGGTGTTGCAGCAAACAAGCTAGGTATTGAAGTTGAAGCGACTAGAAATACAGAGGCTTTAAAACAAATATTAAGCCAAAGACATAAAAACAATCTTCACTATAATCCTCTGGAATTAGAAAAGCCCCCGCCACAAGCATTACCAGAAAATCTTTGGGGCGAACAATGGCAAATAGCCAATATAGCTGCGGGGCAAATTATCGATTTGTTTAGCGATCGCCCCATACCAATATGTAGTTTACCAGAGAAATTTTATCCAATTAATTTAGGACTTGGTTCTGATATTTTTCTTCCTGGTATTGTCGTCTACGGTGGCAAAAAATCAATGCAGCTGGCTCGTTGGATCGAGCAGCAGATACCAGCCTTGATTAACTATATTCCTACGGAGGTGGGCAAGTCTGGAGGCTTTATTTTAGAGACAGGTTTAGTCGATCGCTGGGTGTTTAATACTTTTGAATCCGAACAGGCTGCCGAGATCGCCAAAAGCTATGAAGAGAAGAAACAAATTAGTCAAGGACTGCATTTTTTGTTAATTCAACCAGATGATTCAGGAATGACAACTACGGCTTTTTGGTTACTAAGACAGAGTATTGATTTGCCATAA
- a CDS encoding LysR family transcriptional regulator substrate-binding protein, which produces MAQFDSQFPLITVSVTEADEHIEIENILRSGKADISLIDLPCSQKLETWEIYRDEYVVLLSHSLDLSQTKLTWKKLATYPLILSGIESCSTTIRRYLERSEASVNIAYQMREDSTITSMAMQGLGVAIMPRLAAQLIPAELKVYS; this is translated from the coding sequence ATTGCTCAGTTTGATAGTCAGTTTCCTTTAATTACCGTAAGCGTTACCGAGGCTGACGAACATATCGAGATTGAAAATATTTTGCGTTCAGGTAAAGCTGATATTAGTTTAATTGATTTACCCTGTTCCCAAAAGTTGGAAACTTGGGAAATTTATCGAGACGAATATGTGGTATTGCTATCCCACAGCTTAGATTTGAGCCAAACTAAACTTACTTGGAAAAAGTTGGCGACATATCCTTTAATTCTCTCAGGTATTGAAAGTTGTTCGACAACGATTCGTAGATATTTAGAGCGTTCAGAAGCATCAGTAAATATCGCTTATCAGATGCGCGAAGATTCAACCATTACCAGTATGGCAATGCAAGGATTAGGTGTTGCAATTATGCCTCGACTGGCTGCTCAACTTATCCCTGCTGAGCTTAAAGTGTATTCTTAA
- a CDS encoding SDR family oxidoreductase, with product MVSIQERIVVITGASSGIGASCAKMFAKEGASLILAARRLEKLKVVAAELKEAYQSKIHLLAMDVSDRNLVASSFASLPESWHNVDILVNNAGLSRGLDKFQSGDIQNWEEMIDTNIKGLLYVTRSLLPGMVERQRGHIINIGSIAGHQTYPGGNIYCATKAAVRALSEGLKLDLFGTPIRVTSVDPGTVETDFSNVRFRGDTEKAKKVYQGMNPLTPDDIAEIVVFCATRPANVNMSEVLVLATDQSSATMINRH from the coding sequence ATGGTTTCAATTCAAGAGCGGATTGTCGTAATTACGGGAGCGAGTAGTGGTATCGGCGCATCTTGTGCCAAAATGTTTGCTAAAGAAGGTGCATCGTTAATTTTAGCTGCTCGTCGTTTAGAAAAACTTAAAGTAGTTGCAGCAGAACTAAAAGAGGCTTATCAGAGCAAAATTCATTTATTAGCAATGGATGTTAGCGATCGCAACTTGGTAGCAAGTTCGTTTGCATCCTTGCCCGAATCTTGGCACAATGTCGATATTTTAGTCAATAATGCGGGATTAAGTCGAGGTCTAGATAAATTTCAGTCGGGGGATATTCAGAATTGGGAAGAAATGATCGATACTAATATCAAAGGTTTACTGTATGTAACGCGATCGCTTTTACCAGGAATGGTCGAACGTCAACGTGGACATATTATTAATATTGGCTCAATTGCAGGACATCAAACCTATCCTGGGGGAAATATCTATTGTGCTACTAAAGCAGCAGTACGAGCCTTGTCAGAAGGGTTGAAACTAGATTTATTTGGTACTCCAATTCGTGTAACTTCCGTCGATCCTGGTACAGTAGAAACTGATTTTAGTAATGTGCGATTTCGTGGGGATACGGAAAAAGCTAAAAAGGTTTATCAAGGAATGAATCCCCTAACTCCTGATGACATTGCCGAGATTGTGGTTTTCTGTGCTACACGCCCTGCCAACGTCAATATGAGCGAAGTATTGGTGTTAGCCACAGATCAATCAAGCGCAACTATGATTAATCGACACTAG
- a CDS encoding NAD(P)/FAD-dependent oxidoreductase, with translation MTHTILFQKFRRTLHKAYGQDLDSMGVAESQASKTAKYKRRKFLKMGTLAGGAAIATTAIPFAKAAQSRSTTPKIAIVGGGIAGLNAAYQLKKAGLEATVYEARSRVGGRIHSVTGVAGEELVTDLGGAFINTNHEDMLALVKEFNLSLFNRVATAEKLPFPTEGYFFNGRLYPEAEVAEKLRPIARQIVADATLLEQDSEQYAPIFDRLSVAQYLEQHADQITEPFIKVLLENTIRTEYGVEPESSSTLHLLYNLTTVENNKVTVLGGSDETYVVQGGIGKITESLAAALPQQIQTRKRLQAIRSDGDGYRLTFSDRSTVNADYVIIAIPLAVLRNLDLQVKLKPKFRKFIREVNLGQNEKVFAGFKERVWLQKQGFSGSIWTDLGFSTIYDETQRQPDAATSALTFFLGSKEVTAISSESLSSVQQSFLERFEQIIPQAKSAATGKFFRTNWCQDPLTTGGYTNFEPGQYTEFSEFLYVESEVPEERQNVVFGNLIFAGEHFSDEFYGYMNGGAQTGRLAAAAITTKVGVVKT, from the coding sequence ATGACACATACAATTTTATTCCAAAAGTTTCGACGCACTTTACACAAAGCCTATGGTCAAGATCTTGACAGTATGGGAGTTGCTGAATCTCAAGCTTCCAAAACAGCTAAATATAAACGCAGAAAATTTCTGAAAATGGGTACTTTGGCTGGGGGTGCAGCGATCGCAACAACCGCAATTCCTTTCGCCAAAGCAGCCCAAAGCCGATCGACCACGCCAAAAATCGCGATCGTGGGTGGCGGCATAGCAGGTTTAAATGCTGCTTACCAGTTGAAAAAAGCAGGATTAGAAGCCACTGTCTATGAAGCTAGATCCCGCGTTGGTGGACGCATTCATTCTGTTACGGGAGTAGCAGGAGAAGAATTAGTGACAGATTTAGGTGGCGCGTTTATCAATACCAATCATGAAGATATGTTGGCATTGGTAAAAGAATTTAACTTAAGCTTGTTTAATCGCGTTGCAACTGCCGAAAAATTACCCTTCCCCACCGAAGGATATTTCTTTAATGGCAGATTGTATCCAGAAGCGGAAGTAGCTGAGAAATTGCGCCCTATTGCCCGACAGATTGTCGCTGATGCTACTTTATTAGAGCAAGATTCTGAACAATATGCACCTATTTTTGATCGCCTTTCCGTAGCCCAATACTTAGAACAACACGCCGATCAGATCACCGAACCCTTTATTAAAGTTTTACTGGAAAATACAATTCGCACTGAATATGGTGTCGAACCAGAATCATCTTCAACCTTGCATTTACTCTATAATCTTACTACTGTTGAAAACAATAAGGTTACAGTTTTAGGCGGAAGTGACGAAACCTACGTGGTGCAAGGCGGTATTGGTAAAATCACTGAATCTTTAGCCGCAGCATTGCCTCAACAGATTCAAACTAGAAAGCGTTTACAAGCAATCAGATCGGATGGAGATGGTTATCGCTTGACATTTAGCGATCGCTCAACTGTTAATGCAGATTATGTAATTATTGCTATTCCTCTGGCTGTGCTGCGTAATCTCGATCTCCAAGTTAAATTAAAACCTAAATTCAGAAAATTTATTCGAGAAGTAAACTTGGGTCAAAACGAAAAAGTATTTGCTGGTTTTAAAGAACGGGTTTGGCTACAAAAACAGGGATTTTCGGGAAGTATTTGGACTGATCTTGGTTTTTCAACCATCTATGATGAAACCCAACGTCAACCAGATGCAGCAACTAGTGCTTTGACTTTTTTCCTAGGAAGCAAAGAAGTGACCGCAATCAGTTCAGAATCTTTATCTTCTGTCCAACAATCCTTTCTAGAACGCTTTGAGCAAATTATTCCCCAGGCAAAATCTGCGGCAACAGGCAAATTTTTCCGTACTAACTGGTGTCAAGATCCTTTAACCACGGGAGGTTATACTAATTTTGAACCTGGACAATATACAGAATTTAGTGAGTTTCTCTACGTCGAATCAGAAGTTCCCGAAGAACGTCAAAACGTTGTTTTTGGCAATCTTATTTTTGCAGGAGAACATTTTAGTGATGAATTTTATGGCTATATGAATGGTGGGGCTCAAACAGGAAGACTCGCAGCAGCAGCTATCACTACAAAAGTTGGTGTGGTAAAAACTTAG
- a CDS encoding DUF2808 domain-containing protein — MNRIMLKFRRLGITLALGTSLWGLAVSATQAVQLADGTVAFAKPPTLIDAITTFRAVRARGAKYYFTLLLPQTADEPLQKITINLRQGTDEIDYRLDETIAAVGTARNRTEEIAIAETLFDPETETVTITLAKPISPGTTFTVGLKPKRNPDFGGTYLFGVTAFPAGEKSQGIYLGAARLQFDDFSDSNFDL, encoded by the coding sequence ATGAATAGGATAATGTTAAAATTTCGACGATTAGGAATTACTTTGGCATTGGGAACAAGTCTATGGGGATTAGCTGTTTCAGCTACTCAAGCAGTTCAGCTAGCTGATGGGACAGTTGCTTTTGCCAAGCCGCCCACGTTAATCGATGCCATAACTACTTTTAGGGCTGTTAGAGCCAGAGGAGCTAAATACTATTTCACTTTACTTCTGCCTCAAACAGCCGACGAACCACTGCAAAAGATAACTATCAATCTGCGTCAGGGAACAGATGAAATTGACTATCGACTCGATGAAACGATCGCAGCAGTGGGAACAGCGAGAAACAGAACTGAGGAAATTGCGATCGCTGAAACCCTATTCGATCCAGAAACAGAAACCGTAACGATAACTCTAGCAAAACCTATATCTCCTGGAACTACCTTTACGGTTGGTTTGAAACCCAAACGCAATCCTGATTTTGGCGGTACTTATCTGTTTGGTGTTACTGCTTTTCCAGCGGGCGAAAAATCTCAAGGAATATATTTAGGGGCAGCTCGTTTGCAGTTTGACGATTTCAGTGACAGTAATTTTGACCTTTAA
- a CDS encoding MBL fold metallo-hydrolase, producing the protein MLFRQLYDSESSTYTYLLADLALKEAILVDPVLEQVERDWQLLKELDLSLRHCLETHIHADHITGTGKLRELTGCSGIVPENAQADCADRHIQDEEDLELGSIVIEAIATPGHTDSHMAYLVNGERVLTGDVLFIRGCGRTDFQNGDAGRLYDSVTKKLFTLPDATLVYPAHDYRGQTVSTIGEEKSWNPRFVGRDRSNFIQLMSNLNLPDPKKMMEAIPANKSCGQVVSASS; encoded by the coding sequence ATGTTATTTCGCCAGCTATATGACAGTGAATCTAGTACTTATACTTATTTATTAGCGGATTTGGCATTAAAAGAGGCGATTCTAGTCGATCCTGTTTTAGAGCAGGTGGAAAGAGATTGGCAACTACTCAAAGAATTGGATTTAAGTCTGCGTCACTGCTTAGAAACTCATATCCATGCCGATCATATTACGGGTACGGGTAAACTGCGAGAGCTAACTGGCTGTTCTGGCATTGTACCTGAAAATGCTCAGGCTGATTGTGCCGATCGCCATATCCAAGATGAAGAAGATTTAGAATTGGGTTCAATTGTGATTGAAGCGATCGCTACTCCTGGACATACCGACAGCCACATGGCTTATTTGGTCAATGGAGAACGAGTGTTAACTGGAGATGTTTTGTTTATTCGTGGTTGTGGCCGTACTGACTTTCAAAATGGTGATGCAGGCAGGTTGTACGATTCGGTAACCAAAAAACTATTTACTTTGCCCGATGCAACTTTAGTTTATCCCGCCCATGATTATCGGGGACAGACAGTTTCAACTATCGGTGAAGAAAAAAGCTGGAATCCGCGCTTTGTGGGTAGAGATCGCAGCAATTTTATTCAGTTGATGAGTAATCTCAATCTTCCCGATCCGAAAAAGATGATGGAAGCAATTCCAGCTAATAAATCGTGTGGACAGGTTGTTAGCGCTAGCAGTTAA
- a CDS encoding calcium-binding protein: MTADDWHIYQNFWFAGLGSSNSELVYGFEEGIPLDAAVSRLQNIDFQIFPATDEGFSPKFWMLHGWFHSFNSAGNFANLDSDVAIYAPEELGVHAGHHSGNSDPVIAGTDAGEGLLGTNNSDRMNGLNGDDWIQSGLGDDFVWGGQGNDWIRGDDNYASEGGDDMLYGGPGDDLIFGHGGSDRLFGGTEEDRLVGGEGDDLLRGSLGYDILTGDEGSDSFVIAVGEGTDIITDFQIESDTLVFYTGINSDTVSITQLDSNTALSFGNQTLAILNGVKADDLIAAGGDVFLDA, translated from the coding sequence TTGACGGCTGATGATTGGCATATTTATCAAAATTTTTGGTTTGCAGGTCTTGGCAGCTCAAATTCAGAATTAGTTTATGGATTTGAAGAAGGTATACCCTTAGACGCTGCTGTTTCGCGCTTACAAAACATTGATTTTCAAATATTCCCAGCAACAGATGAAGGGTTTAGTCCCAAGTTTTGGATGTTACATGGATGGTTTCATTCGTTTAATTCAGCAGGTAATTTTGCTAATTTAGATTCGGATGTAGCTATTTATGCCCCAGAAGAATTAGGAGTACATGCTGGACATCATTCAGGCAATAGCGATCCTGTAATTGCAGGAACAGATGCAGGAGAAGGATTGCTCGGTACAAATAACAGCGATCGCATGAATGGCTTGAACGGTGACGATTGGATACAGAGCGGTCTGGGTGACGATTTTGTCTGGGGTGGTCAAGGCAATGACTGGATTAGAGGAGATGATAATTATGCCTCTGAAGGTGGCGATGATATGCTCTATGGTGGTCCTGGAGATGATTTGATTTTTGGACATGGTGGCAGCGATCGCTTATTTGGTGGTACTGAAGAAGATCGCCTAGTCGGTGGAGAGGGAGACGATTTATTAAGAGGAAGTTTAGGTTACGACATTCTGACAGGGGACGAAGGCAGCGATAGTTTTGTAATTGCTGTTGGTGAAGGTACAGACATCATTACTGATTTTCAAATCGAGTCTGATACTTTAGTGTTTTACACTGGCATTAATTCAGACACTGTTTCAATCACTCAGCTTGATAGTAACACTGCGCTTTCTTTTGGTAATCAAACTTTAGCTATTCTCAATGGAGTCAAAGCTGACGATTTAATCGCTGCGGGAGGTGATGTTTTTTTAGATGCTTAA